A single Streptomyces mirabilis DNA region contains:
- a CDS encoding peptide ABC transporter substrate-binding protein, which yields MRGAKSAKWVAIAAVVALGATACGGGGGDKGSDSKAAVDPAGKFSVEVGEPQNPLQPANTMESNGSIVIKSLFSQLVSYDDKGNIVYVNAQSVDTKDNKTFTVKLKSGWKFHDGTPVTATSYVKAWNWAAAPANKQTNSFWFSDIAGYDDVAPAKGKPKATTMSGLKVVDDSTFTITLTKAIPYYVYKLGYEVFSPLPESFYKDPKAAGEHPIGNGPYKFVSWAHKKQIEVAKFDGYQGPDKAKNGGVLFKNYTNLETAYEDLKSGNVDVLRQIAPKDLPVYKSDLGSRAVDKAYSAIQTIAPAFYTKQWKNIDPKVLQGLSMAIDRATITKTVLQGTREPATGWVAKGVLGYEPNAGGDVFTYNPTKAKQLIKDGGGVPGNAITIQYNADGGHKEWVEAVCNSITNATGVKCAGDSKADFQADLNARDAQQVKSMYRSGWVLDFPMNANFIRDLYGSKSDGNQSGFSNKKIDADIAAADTASSLADSEKKYQDIEKELVNYMPSIPLWYYKVNAGYSDKVTGVAYAQDGDPILTGVQVKK from the coding sequence ATGCGCGGTGCCAAGAGCGCCAAGTGGGTCGCGATAGCCGCGGTTGTGGCGCTGGGAGCGACCGCCTGTGGTGGTGGCGGTGGCGACAAGGGCAGCGACAGCAAGGCCGCCGTCGACCCGGCCGGTAAGTTCTCGGTCGAGGTGGGCGAGCCGCAGAACCCGCTGCAGCCGGCCAACACCATGGAGTCCAACGGCAGCATTGTCATCAAGTCGCTCTTCTCGCAGCTCGTGAGCTACGACGACAAGGGCAACATCGTCTACGTGAACGCGCAGTCGGTGGACACGAAGGACAACAAGACCTTCACGGTCAAGCTGAAGTCGGGCTGGAAGTTCCACGACGGCACCCCGGTGACCGCCACGTCCTACGTCAAGGCGTGGAACTGGGCTGCCGCCCCGGCGAACAAGCAGACCAACAGCTTCTGGTTCTCCGACATCGCGGGCTACGACGACGTCGCCCCGGCGAAGGGGAAGCCGAAGGCCACGACGATGTCCGGTCTGAAGGTCGTCGACGACAGCACCTTCACGATCACGCTGACCAAGGCGATCCCCTACTACGTCTACAAGCTCGGCTACGAGGTCTTCTCGCCGCTGCCCGAGTCCTTCTACAAGGACCCGAAGGCCGCGGGCGAGCACCCGATCGGCAACGGCCCGTACAAGTTCGTCAGCTGGGCGCACAAGAAGCAGATCGAGGTCGCCAAGTTCGACGGCTACCAGGGTCCGGACAAGGCCAAGAACGGTGGTGTGCTCTTCAAGAACTACACCAACCTGGAGACGGCCTACGAGGACCTGAAGTCGGGCAACGTCGACGTCCTGCGTCAGATCGCCCCGAAGGACCTGCCGGTCTACAAGTCGGACCTCGGCAGCCGCGCGGTGGACAAGGCGTACTCGGCGATCCAGACCATCGCGCCGGCCTTCTACACCAAGCAGTGGAAGAACATCGACCCGAAGGTCCTGCAGGGCCTGTCGATGGCGATCGACCGCGCCACCATCACCAAGACGGTGCTCCAGGGCACCCGCGAGCCCGCCACCGGCTGGGTCGCGAAGGGCGTCCTCGGCTACGAGCCCAACGCCGGCGGCGACGTCTTCACGTACAACCCGACCAAGGCCAAGCAGCTCATCAAGGACGGCGGCGGCGTCCCGGGCAACGCCATCACCATCCAGTACAACGCGGACGGCGGCCACAAGGAGTGGGTGGAGGCGGTCTGCAACTCGATCACCAACGCCACCGGCGTCAAGTGCGCGGGTGACTCCAAGGCCGACTTCCAGGCCGACCTCAACGCGCGTGACGCCCAGCAGGTCAAGTCCATGTACCGCAGTGGCTGGGTGCTCGACTTCCCGATGAACGCCAACTTCATCCGTGACCTGTACGGCAGCAAGTCGGACGGCAACCAGAGCGGCTTCTCGAACAAGAAGATCGACGCCGACATCGCCGCGGCCGACACCGCCAGCTCGCTCGCGGACTCGGAGAAGAAGTACCAGGACATCGAGAAGGAGCTCGTCAACTACATGCCGAGCATTCCGCTCTGGTACTACAAGGTCAACGCGGGCTACTCGGACAAGGTCACCGGCGTCGCGTACGCCCAGGACGGCGACCCGATCCTGACCGGCGTTCAGGTCAAGAAGTAA